The following are encoded in a window of Cygnus atratus isolate AKBS03 ecotype Queensland, Australia chromosome 20, CAtr_DNAZoo_HiC_assembly, whole genome shotgun sequence genomic DNA:
- the TADA2A gene encoding transcriptional adapter 2-alpha, producing the protein MERLASFSNDPFDKPPCRGCSSYLTEPYVKCAECGPPPFLLCLQCFTRGFEYKKHQSDHTYEIMTSDFPVLDPNWTAQEEMALLEAVMDCGFGNWQDVANQMCTKSKEECEKHYMKHFINNPLFASTLLNLKQVEEAQHSETAIPFHPADDPPRPTFDSLLSRDMAGYMPARADFVEEFDNYAEWDLRDIDFVEDDSDILHALKIAVVDIYHSRLKERQRRKKIIRDHGLINLRKFQILERRYPKEVQDLYETMRRFARILGPVEHDKFIESHALEFELRREIKRLQEYRAAGITNFCSARTYDHLKKTRDEERLKRTMLSEVLQYIQDSSACQQWLSRQADIDSGLTPTVPVPSNSGRRSAPPLNLTGLPGTEKLNEKEKELCQMVRLVPGAYLEYKAALVNECNKQGGLRLAQARALIKIDVNKTRKIYDFLIREGYITKA; encoded by the exons ATGGAGCGCCTGGCCTCCTTCAGCA ATGACCCCTTTGATAAGCCTCCGTGCCGAGGCTGCTCTTCGTACCTCACAGAGCCCTACGTGAAGTGTGCGGAGTGCGggcctcctcccttcctcctctgcttgcAG TGTTTCACGCGAGGATTTGAATACAAGAAACATCAAAGTGATCATACTTACGAGATAATG acttcaGATTTCCCTGTCTTGGATCCTAACTGGACAGCTCAAGAGGAAATGGCACTGCTAGAAGCTGTGATGGACTGTGGATTTGGAAACTG GCAGGACGTAGCCAACCAGATGTGTACAAAATCCAAGGAGGAGTGTGAGAAACATTATATGAAACACTTTATCAACAACCCCTTGTTTGCATCTACATTACTGAACCTGAAGCAGGTGGAGGAGGCACAGCACAGCGAAACGGCCATCCCATTCCACC ctgctgatgACCCCCCACGGCCTACTTTTGATTCCTTGCTCTCCAGAGATATGGCTGGGTATATGCCAGCGAGAGCTGACTTTGTCGAG GAGTTTGACAACTATGCTGAGTGGGATTTAAGAGATATTGATTTTGTAGAAGATGATTCAGACATTCTGCATG CTCTGAAGATCGCAGTTGTAGATATCTATCATTCCAGGttaaaggaaagacagagaagaaaaaa AATTATAAGAGATCACGGCCTAATCAACCTCAGAAAATTTCAGA TTTTGGAAAGACGATATCCAAAGGAGGTTCAAGACCTTTATGAAACAATGCGACGATTTGCACGAATTCTTGGACCAGTAGAGCATGATAAGTTCATTGAAAGCCATGCAT TGGAATTTGAGCTGCGAAGGGAAATAAAACGACTGCAGGAATACAGAGCAGCAGGAATCACCAATTTCTGTA GTGCGAGAACGTACGATCACCTGAAGAAGACAAGAGACGAGGAACGCCTGAAGCGCACGATGCTGTCGGAAGTCCTGCAGTACATCCAGGACAGCAGTGCCTGCCAGCAGTGGCTCAGTCGACAAGCTGATAT tgattcTGGCCTGACTCCCACAGTACCAGTTCCTTCAAATTCAG GTAGACGGAGCGCCCCCCCACTGAACCTCACGGGTCTGCCAGGGACAGAGAAACTCaatgagaaggagaaggag CTCTGTCAGATGGTGAGGTTAGTCCCTGGAGCCTATTTAGAATATAAAGCTGCTTTAGTGAACGAGTGTAACAAACAAGGAGGCCTGAGACTTGCACAAGCTAGAGCGCTCATCAAGATCGATGTGAACAAGACCAGGAAAATCTATGACTTCCTTATCAGAGAAGGGTACATCACGAAAGCCTGA